A stretch of the bacterium genome encodes the following:
- the rplS gene encoding 50S ribosomal protein L19, producing MPEFWPGDEITVYVKLREGEKERLQAFTGICIARKGSGMRETFTVRKVSYGEGVERTFPLYSPLVAKIEVVRTRDKNKLAPRAKMYYIKEKGM from the coding sequence ATACCTGAATTCTGGCCAGGGGATGAAATCACTGTATATGTGAAATTGAGAGAAGGAGAAAAAGAACGTCTCCAGGCATTCACAGGTATCTGTATTGCGAGAAAGGGAAGTGGCATGAGGGAAACATTCACAGTAAGAAAGGTCTCTTATGGAGAAGGTGTGGAAAGAACCTTCCCACTTTATTCCCCTCTCGTAGCAAAGATAGAAGTGGTCCGTACAAGAGATAAGAACAAACTTGCACCGAGAGCCAAGATGTATTATATCAAAGAAAAGGGTATGTAG
- the tmk gene encoding dTMP kinase: MRKGIIVSFEGIDGCGKSTQAKLFCKYLHKKGLDYVLLNEPGGTATGEKIRKILLDNRSKICPLSELFLYLASRGQLVEEVVRPYVNERKIIVLDRYIDSTTAYQGYGRGIPLNLIRYIHRVLVRDLIPDITFLIDTPTRNLLPVLKNKKKDRIEKESFEFQEKVRNGYLRIAKYDKKRIKVIKRKTVVLTQRDIIKEWERFIDEYR, translated from the coding sequence GTGAGAAAAGGTATAATAGTAAGTTTTGAAGGTATAGATGGCTGCGGTAAAAGTACACAGGCAAAGCTATTCTGTAAGTATCTACATAAAAAAGGTCTGGATTATGTCCTTCTCAATGAACCAGGTGGAACAGCTACAGGAGAAAAAATAAGGAAGATTCTCCTTGATAACAGAAGTAAAATATGTCCGTTAAGTGAACTGTTTTTGTATCTTGCCAGCCGTGGTCAACTTGTTGAAGAAGTTGTCAGACCGTATGTAAATGAAAGGAAAATAATTGTTCTTGATAGATATATTGATTCAACAACCGCATATCAGGGATATGGAAGAGGTATTCCTCTAAACCTTATCAGATACATTCACAGAGTTCTTGTAAGAGACCTAATCCCTGACATAACCTTCCTGATAGATACACCAACCAGAAATCTTCTTCCTGTGTTAAAAAATAAAAAGAAGGACAGGATTGAAAAAGAATCATTTGAATTCCAGGAAAAAGTGAGAAATGGATACCTTCGTATTGCTAAATATGATAAAAAAAGGATAAAAGTAATAAAAAGGAAAACAGTTGTCCTGACACAAAGAGATATTATAAAAGAGTGGGAGAGATTTATTGATGAATATAGATGA